The region ATCTGAGTAGTTCATCTAATGTAACGGCGTCTAACCACCTCGGTGGATCTCCACATCATCTGAGTAGTTCATCTAATGTAACGGCGTCTAACCACCTCGGTGGATCTCCACATCATCTGAGTAGTTCATCTAATGTAACGGCGTCTAACCACCTCAGTGGATCTCCACATCATCTGAGTAGTTCATCTAATGTGACGGCGTCTAACCACCTCGGTGGATCTCCACACCATCTGAGCAGTTCATCTAATGTGACGGCGCCTAACCACCTCGGTGGATCTCCACATCATCTGAGCAGTTCATCTAATGTGACGGCGCCTAACCACCTCGGTGGATCTCCACATCATCTGAGTAGTTCATCTAATGTGACGGCGTCTAACCACCTCGGTGGATCTCCACATCATCTGAGTAGTTCATCTAATGTGACGGCGTCTAACCACCTCGGTGGATCTCCACATCATCTGAGCAGTTCATCTAATGTGACGGCGCCTAACCACCTCGGTGGATCTCCACACCATCTGAGTAGGTCATCTAATGTAACGCCATCTAACCACCTCAGTGGATCTCCACATCATCTGAGTAGTTCATCTAATGTAACGGCGTCTAACCACCTAAGTGGATCTCTACATCATCTGAGTAGTTCATCTAATGTAACGGCGTCTAACCACCTCGGTGGATCTCCACATCATCTGAGTAGTTCATCTAATGTAACGCCATCTAACCACCTCAGTGGATCTCCACACCATCTGAGTAGTTCATCTAATGTAACGGCGCCTAACCACCTCGGTGGATCTCCACATCATCTGAGTAGTTCATCTAATGTAACGCCATCTAACCACCTCGGTGGATCTCCACATCATCTGAGTAGTTCATCTAATGTAACGGCGTCTAACCACCTCGGTGGATCTCCACATCATCTGAGTAGTTCATCTAATGTAACGGCATCTAACCACCTCGGTGGATCTCCACATCATCTGAGTAGTTCATCTAATGTAACGGCGTCTAACCACCTCAGTGGATCTCCACATCATCTGAGTAGTTCATCTAATGTGACGGCGTCTAACCACCTCGGTGGATCTCCACACCATCTGAGCAGTTCATCTAATGTGACGGCGCCTAACCACCTCGGTGGATCTCCACACCATCTGAGTAGGTCATCTAATGTAACGCCATCTAACCACCTCAGTGGATCTCCACACCATCTGAGTAGTTCATCTAATGTAACGGCATCTAACCACCTCAGTGGATCTCCACATCATCTGAGTAGTTCATCTAATGTAACGGCGTCTAACCACCTCAGTGGATCTCTACATCATCTGAGTAGTTCATCTAATGTAACGCCATCTAACCACCTCGGTGGATCTCCACATCATCTGAGTAGTTCATCTAATGTAACGGCGTCTAACCACCTCGGTGGATCTCCACATCATCTGAGTAGTTCATCTAATGTAACGCCATCTAACCACCTCGGTGGATCTCCACATCATCTGAGTAGTTCATCTAATGTAACGCCATCTAACCACCTCGGTGGATCTCCACATCATCTGAGTAGTTCATCTAATGTAACGGCATCTAACCACCTCGGTGGATCTCCACACCATCTCGACCATCCAGAAAGACAGACACCTTTTTTTGCAGATGAAATGGGACAAATTCAAACGACCCACAGAAAGATAATCCCGCAAGCCGTTGTATATGAGATTGTAAAGTTAAATATAAAGgtggcagggcgtccgggtggcgcggcggtctattccgttgcctaccaacacagggatcaccagttcaaatcccagtgtttcctctggcttagtcaggcatctctacagacacaactggccgtctctgcgggtgggaagccggatgtgggtatgtgtcctggtcgctgcatcagccccttctctggtcggtcggggcgcctgttcgagaggggggagggggggggactggggggaatagcgcgatcctcccacgcgccacgtccccctggcgaagcgcctcactgtcgggtgaaaagaagcggctcacgactccacatgtatgggaggaggcatgtggtagtctgcagccctccccggattggcagagggggcggagcagctaccgggacggctcggaagagcggggtgatcgGCCAAgtagaactggggagaaaagggggggagggggggaatccaaaaaaataaaaggtgGTACGGGTCTTTTTTCCCCACCCGTATTCCTTTCTGCAAAAAAATGCCCAGATTGTAAGACTTAAAGACCACCAGTCAAGCCGATGATCTAGTTGGTCTacctgggtggtggtggtgggggggggttaataacTCAGACCAGATCAGGAAGACACTGCTGGGAGTAGAAAAAGCATTCAGGTAGCAATCTGTGCAAGGCGCTTAGTCCTGGTGAGTTTTTCTAGGACATCATATTCGCTTGTTGCACAGTGCAGGTCCATTCTCGCCCCTTAGCCATCTGAGGTTCTACAACCAAGCACGGCCACACAGAATCCAAACTCCAGGGTATACATGTAGTTATCACTAACGGCAAAACGACGGCCTGAAACTCTTACAGGACTTGCTTTTATAAACAGCGTCTTGACTATTCCGTTACACAGCCTGTTATCCTTGACATTTTttatttctccccaactgtacccggccaattaccccacccttccgagccgtcccggtcgctgctccaccccctcctccgatacatgtggcgtcgccagccgcttcttttcacctgacagtaagcagtttcaccagggggggacatagcgtgtgggaggatcacgctattccccccagtccaccccccgaacaggcgcccccaaccaaccagaggaggcgctagtgcagcgaccaggacacatacccacatccggctccccacccgcagacacggccaagtgtgtcctTGACTTCTTGACGAGTCAGAAAAGTGGACGACGTGTTTGCTGGTCTAGTTGTTCCCTAACCTGCTAGCATATACAGCTAGCATATACAGCTAGCATATACAGCTAGGCTACTGGCATtaatctgcttcttcttcttcttctttcggcttgttccctgtttcccaggggtcgtcCCGGCAGAGCTGACGGCTCCCGTTGGTAcgctgtgagggcacagcgccaACGGCGGCCTCGTcaagccgcataatgatttggcaaaacgttacgtcggatgccctcccCGACACAACCACCGACCCTGTGCACGGGGGCACAGGCGAAGCGCTGGGTGCCGTCCCAGTATTCCCATGCCTGTTGGCCATTAACTGCAGCACCTTTAAGATACGCTGTCGGAGCTGGCGCCacacttgccctccaatgggtcctcgtgaaaggatttaaagtgtactcgcTCCCATTCCAGGGCCTCCAAAGAGTCCCGTATTGTCATTTTTCGTCACTACCGGCACTAACAAACATAGATGAACTTATATGAATATATGAACAAAGGTACTGCTGTCTACACAAACACAGTTGTGCAGTGCCAAGTGTGGGGCCTTATTACCACGGCATCGTAGTATTTTGTAGGGCTGTCCCGGACACCTTTTGGGCTACGAATATTCGGCAGCAAGTATTCAAAGGTATTCGGAGCTTTGCTATGtgacggggtgggggtggggggtgatatGCAACACTCAAATAAATTGTAGTCTTAAGACTATAAAAACTAAACTGCTGAtgtttgctgttattattaatGAATTCTGTCTTTAGCACACGCTATCATCAGGCTGTTATTGCAATGAATTATGATGCTGTCGAGAGGCGAAATCGGACTTCaaggttcatccatccatccattatccaagccgcttatcccagttggggtggcggggatgctggagcctatcccagcagtcattgggcggcaggcggggagacaccctggacaggccgccaggccatcacagggcccacacattcacacctagcgacaatgtagtagggccgattcacctgacctacatgtctttggactgtgggaggaaaccggagcacccggaggaaacccacgcagacacggggagaacacgcaaactccacacagaggacgacccgggacgacccccaaggctggactaccccggggctcgaacccaggaccttcttgctgcgaggcgaccgcgctaaccactgcgccaccgtgctgtgtTTCCTTTTTAGTGAAATAAACTGGCTACAAAAACACGTTCAAAGCGAAATCGGTTGCTCATGAAAGTGTTTTTTTTGTCAGTGTAGACCTTCACGTGAAATCTTAAATAGTTAACGGCTTTACTGCTGTTGCCTtgagatcaaaaaaaaaaaaaaaagtgtggcgTGTAAAACCGAGAAGCTACTTCCAGTTTTCAGGCGATTTGGCAAACTTCCAAGATTTGGGATATCGGATATTTTCGGCATATCGGGCGCTTGTGTTTTTTGGGGGTCATTTTCACAAATTTTGAAGTTATGCCAGACGCCTGACTTTTTGGACCTCTTGCCAAACTAGCTGTGAGTCACATCCTATGACGTCGCGTTGGGAGTAGAAGAGCCAGCGTGCTGTGTTCACGTGGACAGTTTTTCCCGTTTTATCCGTGCTGTGTTGCCAACTGCCGTTTAGCATCTCccaaaaataaaacataaaaaacagaaTATCGATTTTGCCGTTGATTACTATGGTAATGATCAAAGGCTTCGAAGCCTTCATGTCGGCCCTAGTATTTTGTCCTGTGCCACCGAGGATTATCATGCATTTAAACCACAGTCAGTTTTCCTCTACAACTAGGAAGACATCTTTCCTTAGTTTTCCAGGTGCCAAACGTTAGAGGTAGTCAACAACATCAGTGTTGTTGGGTCCATCTCTGCAACAGTTTTTATTAATGCTCACAAAAATTCATTAGTGGCCATTAGACAGCAGCACTATGCTGTcagacattcatccatccatccactcatcctatccatccatccatctgctcatatttccatccatccatcatccctcccTCCTTTCACTCAccccttcctccctccatccatccatctcgcaGTCAATCCATcctcacctgtgcctctcttctctctccaggGTAGCTCCTCCCTCCTCCATGACCTGTCGCCACTCCCGGGACTCCAACTGATCACGCCACTCTTCAGTCCCTTCCCTCCTGTTGCCATGGCAGCAGAGGTGAATAGGTTGATGTGTGTAGGGGACGTGGATGTACCATATGATGTATGAGTGTCTTGGATCTCAGCATCTTCCTCCTCTCTGTCTGACCCAACCCTCCTTCCGATCTGATGACCCCCAGCGAAGGTTCTCCAGCTGGGGTTGGACAGTCCGAATCCTGGCCCCCCCATGACCCCTGTCTTCATCATGGACTGGCCAATACCACCCCAGCCCCCTCCGAATGAGGACAGGTGAGAGGAGCCCAAACCCAGTGAGCTGAGAGATGTGTGTTTGAACCTCTCAGATGAAGATGTTGACGACGAGGAGGCGCAGGCGGCTGCAGCAGAAGAGAAGTAATCTTTTCCGTTCCTGCGTAACCACGGAGATTCAATTGACCCAAGAATCCCTGTACTCCTAGTCCCTTTCCTACTGCTTTCTCCTGCCCCTGTTGTGAACCCCGACCTGGGTTTTGATCCAACCAATCTCCTTCTCTCCACgtcttcttcctcctcatcctccagcaCCCCTTCTTCCTCCATGTCTTGCTCGCAGTGTCGGTGACGGTGTTTACGCTTGTGTTTATGTTCGTTTCTCCCACAGCCACAGGAGAGGCTAGAGGTGAACCCTGGGGCGAGCCGCAAGCTACCTCCTCCTCCACCGCCTCCCCCTAAATCTCCCTGACCCTCTATCACTAAACCTCCCTCCCGCAGCAACCTACTCCTTCGCCTTTGGAACCTGGCTGGGTTGAGGAGGAACGGAGGGTGTTGGGGCTGATGCGGGGCATATTGGTGGGGAGGTGGAAGGGGGTAGGAGCTATGGAGGTGGGGGTAGAGTGGTGTGGTCGGGGGATAACCTCTGTAGAAGCCCATGTTGTCAACAGTCTCCTGGAACTTTGATGGACAGCTGCATTGCCTGCGGTCTGGCTTCCTGCCACAGTGCAGGGACTGGCATGGGTAGAAAGGCTGGGGGCTGAAGGAGGGATTGGAGGGATAAGAGGAAGGATGAGGGGAGTAGAAGCCATTAAGATTGATCCTGAAGATATTGGAGCGGAGAGGGTGCGAGGAAGAGGAGTGATGTCGTCTCCCTCTTGCAGTGCTCCCGGTCTCCTCATAGCCCTGGATCAGGGCAGACCTTGCCCAGCCTCGGCGTCCAATGTGAACCTCACTGAACTGTCCAATCAGATCCTCTAACTCAGACAGAAACTCTGGGTCATGCGCGTGCAGCTGCTGGTGCTTCTTcttgtgtttgtttttctgtctcttcAGTGCATTGTGTCCGAGGCAAGGGTAGTAGTCTAAATGGGTGCACTTGTTATGTCCTTGGCAGGGGCACGAGCACACGCAGGTGCAGGAGGAGACACAGTCATactccctctgtctgtgtctatgtctctctctgtgtcgctcCACGGTACCTGGACtggtaatggtgtgtgtgtgtctatgcgtgGGGGAGATGGGTATGGGGACAGGGGAAGGCCTGTCGACAAGAGGGCAGGGTTGTCTCTGCCCCCCTAAGACCACCGCTGACCCCTGAACCATTCTGAGTGCGCTTCGACTTCCCCTCAACTCTCCTCGCTCAGAGACGCTGTTGTTATCAGTGCCAATTCCGCTATCACTCGGCAAGGTCTCTTCGCTGTGTGACTCACTCCTCGGGGAAGGCGTGGCCTCTTTCAGGTGTGCGGGGGAGCCAGGTGTGTGATGGAGGTGGGAGCTGGGCGAGGACAGCTTGCAGGAGGACTGGTGAAAAGGGAAGTGGTGCCTCCCCTGACACGGGCAACTTTTCTTCACAAAGGGGGAGAGGgacgaggaggagggggggtggggggaagtgcaggaggaagagggggaaggcagggAGAAGGGGtgagaaaaaaggagggatgaCGATGCCGTTTCTGTGAAGCTGCCCTCACTGTAGGGGCTTTGGGCCCCACTGGAGTGGGTAATAGAAGGGGAGGGGAAAGGGTGGGATGGTGGAGGCTGGGGCTGGTTGGAGAAAAGGGAGGTCTCAGACGGATTGGTGAAGAGAGACACCCGAGCTGAATTCTGGGAGTTGGGGTTCAGGACAGCCGTTTGAACTTTAGGCTTGCGCCCTCGCCTTTTGCCCATGTAGATGGTCCCTCTCTTGCTCACGTTGATCTGAGGGCCCAGCTTCCCCCCAAATGAGGTGGAAAGAGAGGAAAGCGTGTGTGTCGCTGTGGTCTCTATCGACTTAAACCCTCCAGGAGAAGACACCACATCTGCCTCTTTGTTCCTACCCCGTCTATCTCCGTGGTCAGACAGCATTCCTGTGTGaagtctcttcctctttctcttcttcatCTCACTGATAAGCCTCCTGATCTTCAGCTGCCTGTTCACCTTTTCGGGGTGGAAGTCTCTTTTCCTCTCCTTAACAACAACAGTGTGACACAACAAATCGCCATCTCCGCTCAGGTCCTCGGATAGGGGCCGCTTGGGAGGACGGCCACGTTTCCTGGGTGTGGAGATAAGCTTGGTGGGCCCAGGAAGGACTGCGCTAGCTTCCTGTACAGAGGGTTTCAAGGCTCCTTCGCATCCCACAGGAGGCTCCTCGGGGGTTAGAATAGCTTTGGGGGAGCATCTAGGTGGATACTCCTCTAAGCTAGGGGTGTGGAACTTGGGGCGACCCCTCTTTCTGCCGGCTCCTATGAATGACCTAGGGGGAGTGGAGCTGGAGTCAGAGTTGGGGGGACTCTGGTTCGGGGATGGAGGTTCGGTTACAGAGGTGAAAGGGAAGAAGTTGGGGGGTGGGGCGGTAGAATGGGTCAGGTGTGACTCGTCTGTCTGCTGGGTGTGGGCTTTGATAGGGGAGCAGGCCTTCGAGTTTTGGGATAAACTTAGTAACGGACTCTGGTGGGAGTCCGTTAGCGTCTCCTGGTTTTCTTGTCTTTGAGCTCGGTGTACCAGTTTGGTCCAACTTGGCCGTCTGGCTTTACGTTTCTTAAGCGGTCGGCTGTCCTGCTCTGGGGGCGAGGAGGTGGGCGAGGTGGGGGAGCGAGTAGAggggagcgggagagagggaggagaagacGGCTGGCTCGGAGGCACTGTCAGATGTCTTTGAGGGACATCTTGTTCCTTTGATTTACTTGCATCACCTGTTGCTGCTGGCTCAGCCTGTTCAACTAGCGTGCGGGTCTCATCCGCTTTGTCTCTCTGATCCGGACTGCCTGGGTTTGCTATTTTAAAGATCTTTTCTGGCTTACCACTATAATCTATTTCCGATAGTTTATctctgttgtctttccccacgTGGCCGTCTGGGCTTATCTTTTGCTTCTTTCGCTCAGCCTTTCCTCTCCCAGTCTTCTCGGTGTCATCCCTCCGAGTAGCAGTAACTCTACCTCTGTCATCCTTTCCTTTCCCGCGCCTCGACTTACcctccttctctttcttcttctttttgcctTCCTCCTTCCTGCCCTCACCCTTCACCCGATCAACCTCTCCTTTGTCTCGCTTGGATTTCTTTTCTTTCCGTTTCTCTTTCTttgttttcctctctttctctctcttgttgTTTTTCTCTCTCGGAAGCGAGGGCTGCAGAGGACAATCCTGTCTTTGGGAATGGCCAGCGGGGACTGTCACAAGGGTAGGGAATTGTGGGTTAGCGGTTGCAGAAGGAGAGAACGGCGAATCTGTCCCACATTTCGGGTACAGGTGGTGTTCTTTATGGGAGTTGCTGGAGATGGGGTGTCTCACAGGAGGGTCCGCGTCGCCGAGAGTGGCCGAAGTGGAACCCACATGCTTTCCAACTTTGACCATTGTGGTCTTGGCGGTGTCAGCAGAGCCTTCGCCATTTGACAGTCCCTTCTGTCGCCCAGGCTGCACCAAACCATTATGCTTGTTAAGGGCGTCTCTCTCAAGCCTGGGTTCCCCTGCTGAGGGTGTTGGCAGAGATGGGGTAGAAGGAGCAGTGGCCCCTGTCTGGTCTGTTTTGATGGAGCAGGGCTTGTGTCCAGTAAGGACCGGCTGGCCGTTGACGCTAGGAGGCTTCTCCCTCTTCACTTTCTCGGATGAGCCGCTCGAGTTTACCTCTGTCTTACTGGCCAATTTGGCATGAACCTGGGGATGCAAACAGGTAATCTCTGTCAAAAACAATAGAGGCTCTAATACCCATTATGTTGTTGTTGACAAAAGTGGAGGACAAGGGCACTCAGCGAGAACACAAGGACTTTaaggcttttgttttttttt is a window of Lampris incognitus isolate fLamInc1 chromosome 9, fLamInc1.hap2, whole genome shotgun sequence DNA encoding:
- the LOC130118084 gene encoding histone-lysine N-methyltransferase ASH1L-like isoform X2; this encodes MDQRAKGGTPPAPQTPLASPPEDSEQDRVAERRRRGEPENADSGKREEERRGASKKKEGDKGAVLELFIEGRCGGTGQRQLPFPGRETGCPEGNVRLRIGLQAKRTKKPPKILESYVCKPNIRTYQRQGRGGVLRGDGEGGVGQQGKASPSPEDTTREPSSGLDAVQTQSKQTASAAPPPTPPPPPSSSTLQLPPLSSAAPTASNPASVPAPASPGTKPAKQVHAKLASKTEVNSSGSSEKVKREKPPSVNGQPVLTGHKPCSIKTDQTGATAPSTPSLPTPSAGEPRLERDALNKHNGLVQPGRQKGLSNGEGSADTAKTTMVKVGKHVGSTSATLGDADPPVRHPISSNSHKEHHLYPKCGTDSPFSPSATANPQFPTLVTVPAGHSQRQDCPLQPSLPREKNNKREKERKTKKEKRKEKKSKRDKGEVDRVKGEGRKEEGKKKKKEKEGKSRRGKGKDDRGRVTATRRDDTEKTGRGKAERKKQKISPDGHVGKDNRDKLSEIDYSGKPEKIFKIANPGSPDQRDKADETRTLVEQAEPAATGDASKSKEQDVPQRHLTVPPSQPSSPPSLPLPSTRSPTSPTSSPPEQDSRPLKKRKARRPSWTKLVHRAQRQENQETLTDSHQSPLLSLSQNSKACSPIKAHTQQTDESHLTHSTAPPPNFFPFTSVTEPPSPNQSPPNSDSSSTPPRSFIGAGRKRGRPKFHTPSLEEYPPRCSPKAILTPEEPPVGCEGALKPSVQEASAVLPGPTKLISTPRKRGRPPKRPLSEDLSGDGDLLCHTVVVKERKRDFHPEKVNRQLKIRRLISEMKKRKRKRLHTGMLSDHGDRRGRNKEADVVSSPGGFKSIETTATHTLSSLSTSFGGKLGPQINVSKRGTIYMGKRRGRKPKVQTAVLNPNSQNSARVSLFTNPSETSLFSNQPQPPPSHPFPSPSITHSSGAQSPYSEGSFTETASSSLLFSHPFSLPSPSSSCTSPHPPSSSSLSPFVKKSCPCQGRHHFPFHQSSCKLSSPSSHLHHTPGSPAHLKEATPSPRSESHSEETLPSDSGIGTDNNSVSERGELRGSRSALRMVQGSAVVLGGQRQPCPLVDRPSPVPIPISPTHRHTHTITSPGTVERHRERHRHRQREYDCVSSCTCVCSCPCQGHNKCTHLDYYPCLGHNALKRQKNKHKKKHQQLHAHDPEFLSELEDLIGQFSEVHIGRRGWARSALIQGYEETGSTARGRRHHSSSSHPLRSNIFRINLNGFYSPHPSSYPSNPSFSPQPFYPCQSLHCGRKPDRRQCSCPSKFQETVDNMGFYRGYPPTTPLYPHLHSSYPLPPPHQYAPHQPQHPPFLLNPARFQRRRSRLLREGGLVIEGQGDLGGGGGGGGSLRLAPGFTSSLSCGCGRNEHKHKRKHRHRHCEQDMEEEGVLEDEEEEDVERRRLVGSKPRSGFTTGAGESSRKGTRSTGILGSIESPWLRRNGKDYFSSAAAACASSSSTSSSERFKHTSLSSLGLGSSHLSSFGGGWGGIGQSMMKTGVMGGPGFGLSNPSWRTFAGGHQIGRRVGSDREEEDAEIQDTHTSYGTSTSPTHINLFTSAAMATGGKGLKSGVISWSPGSGDRSWRREELPWREKRGTGLQGDSRGQGQPKSVPVPDGAALQKKRGPGRPRKHPLPSPMSSALHSSATPPLSLPSILPGHIHGGRDGRGAAGRREERAGGRERDGGDAVWQVTELAGHAKRKKGQKRRRSSSPCHQSFSEDKPESDDAPFDCFGQSEFDQAPSQTAAVQRKERADSPPGKKFLRAGLYSDDYKTTDPPSQIQPVSRERESVEYTPGEHDYSLLPAPIHVGKYLRLKRIDFQLPYDVLWLWRNNQLHRQPAVPLKRKRHYCE
- the LOC130118084 gene encoding histone-lysine N-methyltransferase ASH1L-like isoform X1 codes for the protein MDQRAKGGTPPAPQTPLASPPEDSEQDRVAERRRRGEPENADSGKREEERRGASKKKEGDKGAVLELFIEGRCGGTGQRQLPFPGRETGCPEGNVRLRIGLQAKRTKKPPKILESYVCKPNIRTYQRQGRGGVLRGDGEGGVGQQGKASPSPEDTTREPSSGLDAVQTQSKQTASAAPPPTPPPPPSSSTLQLPPLSSAAPTASNPASVPAPASPGTKPAKQVHAKLASKTEVNSSGSSEKVKREKPPSVNGQPVLTGHKPCSIKTDQTGATAPSTPSLPTPSAGEPRLERDALNKHNGLVQPGRQKGLSNGEGSADTAKTTMVKVGKHVGSTSATLGDADPPVRHPISSNSHKEHHLYPKCGTDSPFSPSATANPQFPTLVTVPAGHSQRQDCPLQPSLPREKNNKREKERKTKKEKRKEKKSKRDKGEVDRVKGEGRKEEGKKKKKEKEGKSRRGKGKDDRGRVTATRRDDTEKTGRGKAERKKQKISPDGHVGKDNRDKLSEIDYSGKPEKIFKIANPGSPDQRDKADETRTLVEQAEPAATGDASKSKEQDVPQRHLTVPPSQPSSPPSLPLPSTRSPTSPTSSPPEQDSRPLKKRKARRPSWTKLVHRAQRQENQETLTDSHQSPLLSLSQNSKACSPIKAHTQQTDESHLTHSTAPPPNFFPFTSVTEPPSPNQSPPNSDSSSTPPRSFIGAGRKRGRPKFHTPSLEEYPPRCSPKAILTPEEPPVGCEGALKPSVQEASAVLPGPTKLISTPRKRGRPPKRPLSEDLSGDGDLLCHTVVVKERKRDFHPEKVNRQLKIRRLISEMKKRKRKRLHTGMLSDHGDRRGRNKEADVVSSPGGFKSIETTATHTLSSLSTSFGGKLGPQINVSKRGTIYMGKRRGRKPKVQTAVLNPNSQNSARVSLFTNPSETSLFSNQPQPPPSHPFPSPSITHSSGAQSPYSEGSFTETASSSLLFSHPFSLPSPSSSCTSPHPPSSSSLSPFVKKSCPCQGRHHFPFHQSSCKLSSPSSHLHHTPGSPAHLKEATPSPRSESHSEETLPSDSGIGTDNNSVSERGELRGSRSALRMVQGSAVVLGGQRQPCPLVDRPSPVPIPISPTHRHTHTITSPGTVERHRERHRHRQREYDCVSSCTCVCSCPCQGHNKCTHLDYYPCLGHNALKRQKNKHKKKHQQLHAHDPEFLSELEDLIGQFSEVHIGRRGWARSALIQGYEETGSTARGRRHHSSSSHPLRSNIFRINLNGFYSPHPSSYPSNPSFSPQPFYPCQSLHCGRKPDRRQCSCPSKFQETVDNMGFYRGYPPTTPLYPHLHSSYPLPPPHQYAPHQPQHPPFLLNPARFQRRRSRLLREGGLVIEGQGDLGGGGGGGGSLRLAPGFTSSLSCGCGRNEHKHKRKHRHRHCEQDMEEEGVLEDEEEEDVERRRLVGSKPRSGFTTGAGESSRKGTRSTGILGSIESPWLRRNGKDYFSSAAAACASSSSTSSSERFKHTSLSSLGLGSSHLSSFGGGWGGIGQSMMKTGVMGGPGFGLSNPSWRTFAGGHQIGRRVGSDREEEDAEIQDTHTSYGTSTSPTHINLFTSAAMATGGKGLKSGVISWSPGSGDRSWRREELPWREKRGTGLQGDSRGQGQPKSVPVPDGAALQKKRGPGRPRKHPLPSPMSSALHSSATPPLSLPSILPGHIHGGRDGRGAAGRREERAGGRERDGGDAVWQVTELAGHAKRKKGQKRRRSSSPCHQSFSEDKPESDDAPFDCFGQSEFDQAPSQTAAVQRKERADSPPGKKFLRAGLYSDDYKTTDPPSQIQPVSRERESVEYTPGEHDYSLLPAPIHVGKYLRLKRIDFQLPYDVLWLWRNNQLHRQPAVPLKRKRHYCRLKEKHAATQQTWVSFRRSSRKMLRPGRKL